A window of the Diceros bicornis minor isolate mBicDic1 chromosome 30, mDicBic1.mat.cur, whole genome shotgun sequence genome harbors these coding sequences:
- the RTBDN gene encoding retbindin translates to MACRGCTRPRGLARALRLTLAWILLGACGGSHPFPDTSWRHQRLAADLGTGQLHPAGPCCPSEMDTPEASGPEIVPERCGEPNPGCKSFLGHLQVALRSRLRLLLLGVRLAQPLCAELCDAWFATCESDITCGPTWLPFLEKRGCEADCTTYGQTFADGAELCRSVLGYALPVAAPGAGHCLNVSVSVLPRPRHGRRARETASPRRRRRRSWILGAAGSGSGSGSGSGP, encoded by the exons ATGGCCTGCAGGGGCTGCACTCGACCCAGGGGCCTGGCCCGGGCCCTGCGACTGACCCTGGCATGGATCCTGCTGGGAGCCTGTGGAGGGAGCCACCCATTCCCGGACACGTCCTGGAGACATCAGAGGCTGGCGGCCGATCTGGGCACAGGCCAGTTGCATCCGGCAG GGCCCTGTTGTCCCTCAGAGATGGACACGCCAGAGGCATCGGGCCCTGAGATCGTCCCAGAGCGCTGCGGCGAACCGAATCCCGG GTGCAAATCCTTCCTGGGACACCTCCAAGTTGCCCTCCGCAGTCGCTTGCGCCTGCTGCTATTGGGGGTACGCCTGGCGCAACCACTCTGCGCGGAGCTCTGCGATGCCTG GTTTGCCACCTGCGAAAGTGATATCACCTGCGGCCCCACTTGGCTCCCTTTCCTAGAAAAGAGGGGCTGCGAGGCGGACTGCACTACCTATGGGCAG ACCTTCGCTGACGGAGCCGAGCTTTGCCGCTCGGTTCTGGGCTACGCGCTGCCGGTGGCAGCCCCTGGCGCTGGTCACTGCCTCAACGTCTCCGTCTCGGTGCTTCCGCGTCCCAGACACGGACGGAGGGCCCGGGAAACCGCctccccgcgccgccgccgccgtcgcTCCTGGATCCTGGGCGCTGCGGGCAGCGGCAGCGGCAGCGGCAGCGGCAGCGGCCCCTAG